A region from the Dermacentor andersoni chromosome 11, qqDerAnde1_hic_scaffold, whole genome shotgun sequence genome encodes:
- the EMC6 gene encoding ER membrane protein complex subunit 6 encodes MAEYSRKVRSKKEKSGETIAYSEAAMRHNGAVLEYCRTSLAALSGCTAGILGLTGLWGFLFYFATALALWLMLVLRTMNTWHRFLRSRTTFLTTGLFGGLFTYVLFWTFFYGIVHVY; translated from the coding sequence ATGGCGGAATACAGCCGCAAGGTTCGCTCGAAGAAGGAAAAATCAGGCGAGACGATCGCGTACAGCGAAGCTGCCATGCGGCACAACGGCGCCGTGCTCGAGTACTGCCGCACATCGCTTGCCGCATTGTCGGGTTGCACGGCGGGCATTTTGGGTCTGACGGGCCTCTGGGGTTTCCTTTTCTACTTCGCCACTGCGCTGGCGCTGTGGCTCATGCTGGTGCTCCGCACAATGAACACCTGGCACCGTTTCCTGCGCAGCCGTACTACATTCCTCACGACAGGGCTGTTCGGTGGCCTCTTCACCTACGTTCTCTTCTGGACTTTCTTCTACGGCATCGTTCACGTCTACTAA
- the mago gene encoding protein mago nashi homolog yields MTSTDFYLRYYVGHKGKFGHEFLEFEFRPDGKLRYANNSNYKNDTMIRKEAYVHKCVMEELKRIIDDSEIMREDDGLWPHPDRIGRQELEIVMGDEHVSFTTSKIGSLVDVNQSKDPEGLRCFYYLVQDLKCLVFSLIGLHFKIKPI; encoded by the exons ATGACTTCCACGGACTTTTACCTGCGTTATTACGTCGGTCACAAGGGCAAATTCGGCCACGAGTTCCTTGAGTTCGAGTTTCGGCCAGATG GCAAATTGCGGTACGCAAACAACTCCAACTACAAGAACGACACCATGATCCGGAAAGAG GCCTACGTTCACAAGTGTGTCATGGAAGAGCTGAAACGCATCATTGATGACTCTGAAATCATGCGTGAAGATGATGGGCTCTGGCCTCACCCTGATCGTATTGGACGGCAG GAGCTGGAGATTGTGATGGGCGATGAGCACGTGTCCTTCACGACGTCCAAGATCGGCTCGCTGGTGGATGTCAACCAGAGCAAGGACCCCGAGGGCCTGCGCTGCTTCTACTACCTGGTGCAGGACCTCAAATGCCTCGTCTTCTCCCTCATTGGCCTGCACTTCAAGATCAAGCCAATCTAA